From one Paramormyrops kingsleyae isolate MSU_618 chromosome 1, PKINGS_0.4, whole genome shotgun sequence genomic stretch:
- the chpfa gene encoding chondroitin sulfate synthase 2 yields MRFSMLSLLRPVAQVAIGISLGLTLSLLSVSLVRDPCDFHEKSEKERIIGQGGDLNGARKPNTVPIAKHENGESEDNFIPRIIPYIPARQSEPKKLFRTRYISTELRICERLFVGVLTSKDTVGTLGVAVNRTISHHLDAVVFFTGTLNHKIPNGMTVVTHGDEPLIWNMFQTVRYVLERYIDMYDWFYFSQDDTYTEADHLKALVGHLSMNVNLYMGHPQEFIGGKVKGTYCRGGYGYLLSRSLLLQLNPFLENCQNDILSTRPDEWLGRCIVNHVKINCVDEHEGLKYYHYKMGKKLDLNIWDNLHLKNIIAVHPISDPELMYKLHKMFTEIELQRTYQEIEKLQAEIKNISEVAFEGNKSTQWPIGLNPPFEPKTRFEVLRWEYFTENELYFCADGSPKCELRGINKLDITDIIEVAMEELGKKYKPILQLKKQQLVNGYRRFDPTRGMEYTLDLQLEVVSEKGRSCSIIKRVHLLRPLSKVEIIPMPLVSEATQVHIVLPMTVHDLEYAPGFLDLYAKNCFERSENTILTLLFIYNPLEAQHIEKNDIFANIKAKIVAYEQEYPTAKIPWISVRADNLSKIKIVDVISKKLPVDTLLFIASVNTNINSEFLSHCRLNSISNWQVFFPIHFQGYNPDIAFHNKHPPSTIDLVKDSGYFDRNIFDEACFYNSDYMAALSTMASDVQENEDLLDTLDLYDMFINYSKLHVFRAVEPNLRQSYRHQTCDRHLSEEMYHRCVQSNLNNVGSGSQLATILFELQRGNST; encoded by the exons ATGAGATTCTCCATGTTGTCTCTCCTGAGGCCGGTCGCGCAAGTAGCTATTGGCATCTCCTTAGGACTTACCCTGAGTTTACTGAGCGTGTCACTGGTGAGAGACCCCTGCGATTTCCACGAGAAGTCGGAAAAAGAGCGTATTATAGGTCAGGGGGGCGATCTGAACGGCGCTAGAAAACCAAATACAGTTCCTATCGCCAAACATGAGAATGGGGAGAGCGAGGATAATTTTATACCCAGGATTATACCCTACATACCAGCTAGACAAAGTGAACCAAAGAAACTTTTCAG GACCAGGTATATCAGCACTGAGCTGAGGATATGTGAGCGCCTCTTTGTGGGTGTCCTGACATCCAAGGACACAGTCGGCACGCTGGGGGTAGCCGTGAACCGCACAATCAGCCACCACCTGGATGCGGTGGTCTTCTTCACAGGCACCCTCAATCACAAGATCCCAAATGGCATGACTGTGGTCACCCATGGTGACGAGCCCCTCATTTGGAACATGTTCCAAACTGTCAGGTATGTTCTTGAGAGATACATCGATATGTATGACTGGTTCTACTTCAGCCAGGatgacacatacacagaggCAGACCACCTGAAAGCTCTCGTCGGACACTTGAGCATGAATGTCAACCTCTACATGGGCCACCCCCAGGAATTTATTGGTGGGAAGGTCAAGGGAACATACTGCCGTGGAGGTTATGGGTATCTCCTGTCCCGATCCTTGCTGCTTCAGCTAAATCCTTTCCTAGAGAACTGTCAGAATGACATTCTGAGCACCAGACCAGATGAGTGGCTTGGGAGATGCATTGTTAATCATGTAAAAATCAACTGTGTTGATGAACATGAG GGTCTTAAGTATTATCATtataaaatggggaaaaaattgGATCTAAATATTTGGGACAATTTACACTTGAAAAACATCATCGCTGTGCATCCAATATCAGATCCTGAACTGATGTACAAATTACACAAGATGTTCACTGAGATTGAGTTGCAGAGAACCTACCAAGAAATAGAGAAACTGCAG gcagaaataaaaaatatcagtGAAGTGGCCTTTGAAGGTAATAAGAGCACTCAGTGGCCTATAGGGCTAAACCCACCCTTTGAACCAAAGACTCGTTTTGAGGTCCTGAGATGGGAATACTTCACTGAAAATGAGCTGTATTTTTGTGCGGATGGATCACCTAAATGTGAGCTACGTGGGATCAATAAATTGGACATCACTGATATCATTGAGGTTGCCATGGAGGAGCTAGGCAAGAAGTACAAACCCATACTACAGCTGAAAAAGCAGCAGCTTGTTAATGGATACAGACGGTTTGACCCCACAAGAGGCATGGAATACACACTGGACCTGCAACTTGAGGTGGTCAGTGAAAAGGGAAGGAGTTGCTCTATCATCAAAAGGGTTCACCTTCTGCGCCCGTTGAGTAAAGTTGAAATCATACCCATGCCTTTGGTCTCAGAAGCTACACAAGTTCACATAGTGCTTCCGATGACTGTTCATGACCTTGAATATGCCCCCGGGTTTCTTGATCTGTATGCCAAAAATTGCTTTGAAAGGTCTGAGAATACCATTTTAACTTTGCTCTTTATCTATAACCCCCTGGAAGCACAACATattgaaaaaaatgacatttttgccAATATTAAAGCGAAGATTGTTGCCTACGAGCAAGAGTATCCCACGGCAAAAATCCCATGGATTAGTGTTAGGGCAGACAACCTCTCTAAAATTAAAATCGTGGACGTAATTTCGAAGAAGCTCCCAGTTGATACATTGTTGTTCATTGCCAGTGTCAACACTAATATAAACTCTGAGTTCCTGAGTCACTGTAGGTTGAACTCCATCAGCAACTGGCAAGTCTTCTTTCCAATTCACTTCCAAGGTTACAACCCTGATATCGCCTTCCACAACAAGCATCCTCCATCCACCATTGACCTGGTCAAAGACTCTGGTTACTTTGACCGCAACATCTTCGACGAGGCATGTTTCTACAACTCGGACTACATGGCTGCGCTCAGCACCATGGCCTCCGACGTTCAGGAGAACGAAGACCTCCTGGACACTTTGGACTTGTATGACATGTTCATTAATTATTCCAAGTTGCATGTGTTTAGGGCAGTTGAGCCCAACTTGCGTCAAAGCTACCGGCACCAGACGTGTGACCGACATCTTAGCGAGGAGATGTACCACAGGTGTGTGCAGAGTAACCTGAACAATGTGGGTTCTGGCTCCCAGCTGGCCACCATACTGTTTGAACTACAGCGGGGCAACAGCACTTGA
- the wnt6b gene encoding protein Wnt-6 translates to MVPISRTQLALFFILLCPVNIIGLWWAVGSPLVMDPNSICRKTKRLAGKQAELCQTQPEIVHEVAKGAKLGVRECQHQFRFRRWNCTSQNKYFGRILQQDIRETAFVYAITAAGVAHAVTQACSMGELLQCGCEATRSRAPPRPPGGAGGDGVKWEWGGCGDDVEFGYEKSKQFMDAKRKKGKSDIRTLIDLHNNEAGRLAVKNYMRTECKCHGLSGSCTLRTCWKKMPHFREVGDRLLERFNGAFKVMGGNDGKTLIPVGQNIKPPDKQDLIYSAESPDFCLPNRKTGSLGTRGRTCNSTAMDVSGCDLLCCERGYRDETLVFEENCLCRFHWCCVVQCKKCSVRKELSLCI, encoded by the exons ATGGTCCCAATATCTCGAACTCAGCTTGCCttgttttttattcttcttTGTCCAGTCAACATTATCGGGTTGTGGTG GGCTGTGGGCAGCCCCTTAGTCATGGACCCCAACAGCATCTGCCGGAAGACCAAGCGGCTCGCCGGCAAGCAGGCAGAACTGTGCCAGACCCAGCCGGAGATCGTCCACGAGGTGGCCAAGGGCGCCAAGCTGGGGGTGCGAGAGTGCCAGCACCAGTTTCGCTTtcgacggtggaactgcaccaGTCAGAACAAGTACTTTGGCAGAATCCTGCAGCAAG ATATCCGGGAGACAGCGTTCGTGTACGCCATCACGGCAGCAGGCGTGGCACATGCAGTGACGCAGGCCTGCAGCATGGGGGAGCTGTTGCAGTGCGGCTGCGAGGCCACCCGCAGCCGAGCCCCACCCAGGCCTCCCGGCGGCGCCGGAGGTGACGGGGTGAAGTGGGAGTGGGGCGGCTGCGGCGACGACGTGGAGTTCGGCTACGAGAAGTCCAAGCAGTTCATGGACGCCAAGAGAAAGAAGGGGAAGAGCGACATACGGACGCTGATCGACCTTCACAACAACGAGGCAGGGAGACTG GCGGTGAAGAATTATATGAGGACTGAATGTAAGTGTCACGGGCTGTCTGGTTCCTGTACTCTTCGGACCTGCTGGAAAAAGATGCCTCATTTTCGTGAAGTGGGCGATCGCCTTTTGGAGAGATTTAATGGAGCCTTCAAGGTGATGGGCGGTAACGACGGGAAGACTCTCATCCCCGTAGGGCAGAACATCAAGCCTCCAGACAAACAGGACCTAATCTACTCGGCCGAGTCGCCGGATTTCTGTCTGCCCAACAGGAAGACGGGTTCCCTGGGTACCCGAGGCCGCACGTGCAACAGCACGGCCATGGACGTGAGTGGCTGCGACCTGCTCTGCTGCGAGCGCGGTTACCGGGACGAGACACTGGTCTTCGAGGAGAACTGCTTGTGCAGGTTCCACTGGTGCTGCGTAGTGCAGTGCAAGAAGTGCTCCGTGCGCAAGGAGCTCAGTCTCTGCATCTGA